In Oncorhynchus gorbuscha isolate QuinsamMale2020 ecotype Even-year linkage group LG02, OgorEven_v1.0, whole genome shotgun sequence, a single genomic region encodes these proteins:
- the LOC124002196 gene encoding alpha-mannosidase 2x-like isoform X2 produces MKLKKQVTVCGGAIFCVAVFSLYLMLDRVQHDPARRQNGGGNFPRSQISVLQNRIEQLEQLLEENHQIISHIKDSVLELTDTGAVSPSGQLPFRSANGSWVLPFDGRPTFLSVKPQDCQFAQGRRGQTDLQMLDVYSLLKFDNVDGGVWKQGFEITYEPGEWDSEPLQVFVVPHSHNDPGWIKTFDKYYTDQTQHIFNNMLVKLTEDPRRKFIWSEISYFAKWWESADMHKQEAMRKLILGGQLEMVTGGWVMSDEANVHYFAMIDQLIEGHQWLEKNVGVTPRSGWAVDPFGHSATMPYLLKRANLTSMLIQRVHYSIKKHFASSRSLEFMWRQAWDQKSGTDIFCHMMPFYSYDVPHTCGPDPKICCQFDFKRLPGGRVNCPWKVPPRAVVEANVAERAHLLLDQYRKKSKLFRSKVVLVPLGDDFRYDKALEWDQQYLNYQRLFDYMNSHPEMHVQAQFGTLTEYFTAVYKANNVPQGARPPDYPVLSGDFFAYADREDHYWSGYYTSRPFYKSMDRVLESHLRGAEILFSLAVAHARHTGMEGRYPTSDYALLTDARRTVALFQHHDAITGTAKENVVIDYGNRLLHSLQGLKRVIINAAHFLVMKNKDVYRFYQTEPFLETDDRRATQDSLPQRTLIELDQSGPRYLVLFNPVEQDRLCVVTVLVNSARVRVLTEDGQTLPVQLSAQWSSASQMSAEVFQASFMVRLPALGLAVFHLYDSADTPMTLRSETLLRLSGRGQTAHAVDPLPLRSQTADPQPFYTSTQSLTLGFSGTTGLLESIRRKDDPQELKVQIQFVTYGTRSSKDKSGAYLFLPDGKAKPYSQKEPPVVRVVEGPLFSEVVAFYQHFQQTIRIHNVPGVDGLSLDVTTMVDIREQSNKELAMRLVTDIQNDDTFYTDLNGFQMQPRRRFLKLPLQANFYPIASQAYIQDSQHRLTLHSAQALGATSLESGQLEVILDRRLMQDDNRGLGQGLKDNKKTANRFRLLLESRSTGNKVVDSGPTSFPSLLSHLTSAILNHEVIALPVLPKKRGIPPLHTFAPFTGALPCDFHVINLRSIQHQQDTHSPSPYTALILHRKGLDCGLETPNPGFNCTTTVGQLGLSSLFRNLDLQLLQPVSLSLMYSSPPMANDSSVSLEPMEISAFRLKLR; encoded by the exons ATGAAGTTGAAGAAGCAGGTGACTGTGTGTGGAGGAGCCATATTCTGTGTGGCAGTATTCTCCTTATACCTGATGTTGGACAGAGTCCAACACGACCCTGCAAGGAGACAGAACGGCGGCGGGAACTTCCCAAGG AGCCAGATCTCTGTTCTGCAGAACCGCATTGAACAGCTGGAGCAGCTACTGGAGGAGAACCACCAGATCATCAGCCACATCAAGGACTCTGTCCTGGAGCTGACTGACACCGGCGCTGTGTCCCCCAGCGGACAGCTGCCTTTCCGCAGTGCCAACGGCTCCTGGGTCCTGCCCTTTGACGGACGCCCCACTTTCCTCTCTGTCAAGCCCCAGGACTGCCAGTTTGCCCAGGGCCGCCGTGGACAGACCGACCTGCAG ATGCTGGACGTGTACTCCCTGCTGAAGTTTGacaatgtggatgggggtgtgtggAAGCAGGGCTTTGAGATCACCTATGAGCCTGGGGAGTGGGACAGTGAGCCTCTGCAGGTGTTTGTGGTCCCTCACTCTCACAACGACCCAG GCTGGATAAAGACATTTGATAAGTACTACACAGACCAGACGCAGCACATCTTCAACAACATGCTGGTGAAGTTGACTGAGGACCCACGCAGGAAGTTCATCTGGTCTGAGATCTCCTATTTCGCCAAGTGGTGGGAGAGTGCTGACATGCACAAGCAGGAAGCCATGCGCAA GCTAATCCTAGGTGGTCAGCTGGAGATGGTGACTGGAGGCTGGGTGATGAGTGATGAGGCCAACGTTCACTACTTCGCCATGATCGACCAGCTCATAGAAGGCCATCAGTGGCTGGAGAAGAACGTAG GTGTTACCCCCCGGTCAGGCTGGGCTGTGGACCCCTTTGGCCATAGTGCCACCATGCCCTACCTGCTGAAGAGGGCCAACCTGACCAGCATGCTCATCCAGAGGGTCCATTACTCTATAAAGAAGCACTTTGCCTCCAGCCGCAGCCTGGAATTCATGTGGAGGCAGGCCTGGG ACCAAAAGTCGGGAACGGACATCTTCTGCCACATGATGCCCTTCTACAGTTATGACGTGCCACACACCTGCGGGCCGGACCCCAAGATCTGCTGCCAGTTCGACTTTAAGAGGCTCCCAGGAGGCCGGGTCAACTGTCCTTGGAAGGTTCCTCCGCGGGCCGTGGTGGAGGCCAACGTGGCAGAGAG GGCCCACCTGCTCTTGGACCAGTACCGAAAGAAGTCCAAGCTTTTCCGCAGTAAGGTGGTCCTGGTTCCACTAGGAGATGACTTTCGTTACGACAAGGCCCTGGAGTGGGACCAGCAGTATCTCAACTACCAGAGACTCTTTGACTACATGAACTCTCACCCCGAGATGCACGTGCAG GCCCAGTTTGGGACCCTGACCGAATACTTCACTGCGGTTTACAAGGCCAACAATGTGCCCCAGGGTGCCAGACCCCCAGACTACCCGGTGCTGAGCGGGGACTTCTTTGCGTACGCAGACCGCGAGGACCACTACTGGAGCGGCTACTACACCTCCCGGCCCTTTTACAAGAGCATGGACCGCGTGCTGGAGTCCCATCTCCG GGGGGCAGAGATCCTGTTCAGTCTTGCCGTGGCTCATGCTCGCCACACAGGCATGGAGGGCCGCTACCCCACTTCAGACTACGCCCTGCTGACGGACGCAAGGCGTACCGTCGCCCTCTTCCAGCATCACGATGCCATCACAGGCACCGCCAAGGAGAACGTGGTCATTGACTACGGCAACAG GTTACTGCACTCCCTGCAGGGCCTGAAGAGAGTGATCATTAACGCAGCCCACTTCCTAGTGATGAAGAACAAGGATGTGTATCGCTTCTACCAGACAGAACCCTTCCTAGAGACG GATGACAGACGTGCCACCCAAGACTCCCTGCCCCAGCGCACTCTTATTGAACTGGACCAGTCAGGACCCAG GTACCTGGTGCTATTCAACCCGGTGGAGCAGGATAGGCTGTGTGTGGTTACAGTGTTGGTGAACTCTGCCAGGGTCAGGGTGCTCACAGAGGACGGACAGACCCTCCCTGTGCAGCTCAGTGCCCAGTGGAGCTCTGCTAGCCAGATGAGCGCAGAGGTCTTCCAG GCCTCCTTCATGGTGCGTCTGCCTGCCCTGGGCCTGGCTGTGTTCCACCTGTATGACTCTGCCGACACCCCCATGACGCTGCGCTCTGAGACCCTGCTGAGGCTGTCTGGTCGGGGGCAGACTGCCCACGCCGTGGATCCCCTCCCCCTCCGCTCCCAGACGGCAGACCCACAACCCTTCTACACCTCCACCCAGTCCCTCACACTGGGCTTCTCAGGAACCACAGGCCTGCTGGAG AGTATCCGTCGCAAAGATGACCCTCAGGAGTTGAAGGTTCAGATCCAGTTTGTGACATATGGTACTCGGTCCTCCAAGGATAAGAGCGGGGCTTACCTCTTCCTGCCTGACGGAAAGGCTAAG cCCTACAGTCAGAAGGAGCCTCCGGTGGTGCGTGTGGTGGAGGGACCTCTTTTCTCTGAGGTAGTGGCTTTCTACCAGCACTTCCAACAGACCATCCGCATACACAATGTGCCAGGTGTGGATGGTCTGTCTCTGGATGTCACCACCATGGTGGACATCAGAGAACAGTCTAACAAGGAGCTGGCCATGCGGCTGGTCACTGACATCCAGAATGACGACACCTTCTACACAGACCTCAACGGATTCCAG ATGCAGCCCCGACGCCGCTTCCTGAAGCTCCCCCTGCAGGCCAACTTCTACCCAATCGCCAGCCAGGCCTACATTCAGGACAGCCAGCACCGCCTCACCCTGCACTCTGCCCAGGCCCTGGGTGCCACGAGCCTAGAGAGCG GCCAGTTGGAGGTGATTCTGGACCGGCGGCTGATGCAAGATGATAACCGCGGCCTGGGCCAGGGACTGAAGGACAACAAGAAGACTGCCAACCGCTTCCGCCTCCTACTGGAGAGTAGGTCCACTGGCAACAAG GTGGTGGACAGTGGACCAACCAGCTTCCCCTCCCTACTCAGTCACTTGACCTCGGCCATCCTCAACCACGAGGTGATTGCGCTGCCCGTGCTGCCCAAGAAGCGTGGCATCCCTCCCCTGCACACCTTCGCCCCCTTCACAGGGGCTCTGCCCTGCGACTTCCACGTGATCAACCTGCGCAGCATCCAGCACCAG CAGGACACCCACTCCCCGTCTCCCTACACGGCCCTCATCCTGCATAGAAAAGGTCTGGACTGTGGTCTGGAGACCCCCAACCCCGGCTTCAACTGTACCACTACCGTGGGACAG CTGGGTTTGTCGTCTCTGTTCCGTAACCTGGACCTCCAGCTTCTCCAGCCCGTGTCGCTGTCCCTGATGTACTCCAGCCCCCCTATGGCCAACGACTCCTCCGTCAGCCTGGAGCCCATGGAGATCTCAGCCTTCAGGCTCAAACTGCGCTAG
- the LOC124002196 gene encoding alpha-mannosidase 2x-like isoform X1 has product MKLKKQVTVCGGAIFCVAVFSLYLMLDRVQHDPARRQNGGGNFPRSQISVLQNRIEQLEQLLEENHQIISHIKDSVLELTDTGAVSPSGQLPFRSANGSWVLPFDGRPTFLSVKPQDCQFAQGRRGQTDLQMLDVYSLLKFDNVDGGVWKQGFEITYEPGEWDSEPLQVFVVPHSHNDPGWIKTFDKYYTDQTQHIFNNMLVKLTEDPRRKFIWSEISYFAKWWESADMHKQEAMRKLILGGQLEMVTGGWVMSDEANVHYFAMIDQLIEGHQWLEKNVGVTPRSGWAVDPFGHSATMPYLLKRANLTSMLIQRVHYSIKKHFASSRSLEFMWRQAWDQKSGTDIFCHMMPFYSYDVPHTCGPDPKICCQFDFKRLPGGRVNCPWKVPPRAVVEANVAERAHLLLDQYRKKSKLFRSKVVLVPLGDDFRYDKALEWDQQYLNYQRLFDYMNSHPEMHVQAQFGTLTEYFTAVYKANNVPQGARPPDYPVLSGDFFAYADREDHYWSGYYTSRPFYKSMDRVLESHLRGAEILFSLAVAHARHTGMEGRYPTSDYALLTDARRTVALFQHHDAITGTAKENVVIDYGNRLLHSLQGLKRVIINAAHFLVMKNKDVYRFYQTEPFLETDDRRATQDSLPQRTLIELDQSGPRYLVLFNPVEQDRLCVVTVLVNSARVRVLTEDGQTLPVQLSAQWSSASQMSAEVFQASFMVRLPALGLAVFHLYDSADTPMTLRSETLLRLSGRGQTAHAVDPLPLRSQTADPQPFYTSTQSLTLGFSGTTGLLESIRRKDDPQELKVQIQFVTYGTRSSKDKSGAYLFLPDGKAKPYSQKEPPVVRVVEGPLFSEVVAFYQHFQQTIRIHNVPGVDGLSLDVTTMVDIREQSNKELAMRLVTDIQNDDTFYTDLNGFQMQPRRRFLKLPLQANFYPIASQAYIQDSQHRLTLHSAQALGATSLESGQLEVILDRRLMQDDNRGLGQGLKDNKKTANRFRLLLESRSTGNKHAGFFAKLSSMFHSLITITLRGGAQEVVDSGPTSFPSLLSHLTSAILNHEVIALPVLPKKRGIPPLHTFAPFTGALPCDFHVINLRSIQHQQDTHSPSPYTALILHRKGLDCGLETPNPGFNCTTTVGQLGLSSLFRNLDLQLLQPVSLSLMYSSPPMANDSSVSLEPMEISAFRLKLR; this is encoded by the exons ATGAAGTTGAAGAAGCAGGTGACTGTGTGTGGAGGAGCCATATTCTGTGTGGCAGTATTCTCCTTATACCTGATGTTGGACAGAGTCCAACACGACCCTGCAAGGAGACAGAACGGCGGCGGGAACTTCCCAAGG AGCCAGATCTCTGTTCTGCAGAACCGCATTGAACAGCTGGAGCAGCTACTGGAGGAGAACCACCAGATCATCAGCCACATCAAGGACTCTGTCCTGGAGCTGACTGACACCGGCGCTGTGTCCCCCAGCGGACAGCTGCCTTTCCGCAGTGCCAACGGCTCCTGGGTCCTGCCCTTTGACGGACGCCCCACTTTCCTCTCTGTCAAGCCCCAGGACTGCCAGTTTGCCCAGGGCCGCCGTGGACAGACCGACCTGCAG ATGCTGGACGTGTACTCCCTGCTGAAGTTTGacaatgtggatgggggtgtgtggAAGCAGGGCTTTGAGATCACCTATGAGCCTGGGGAGTGGGACAGTGAGCCTCTGCAGGTGTTTGTGGTCCCTCACTCTCACAACGACCCAG GCTGGATAAAGACATTTGATAAGTACTACACAGACCAGACGCAGCACATCTTCAACAACATGCTGGTGAAGTTGACTGAGGACCCACGCAGGAAGTTCATCTGGTCTGAGATCTCCTATTTCGCCAAGTGGTGGGAGAGTGCTGACATGCACAAGCAGGAAGCCATGCGCAA GCTAATCCTAGGTGGTCAGCTGGAGATGGTGACTGGAGGCTGGGTGATGAGTGATGAGGCCAACGTTCACTACTTCGCCATGATCGACCAGCTCATAGAAGGCCATCAGTGGCTGGAGAAGAACGTAG GTGTTACCCCCCGGTCAGGCTGGGCTGTGGACCCCTTTGGCCATAGTGCCACCATGCCCTACCTGCTGAAGAGGGCCAACCTGACCAGCATGCTCATCCAGAGGGTCCATTACTCTATAAAGAAGCACTTTGCCTCCAGCCGCAGCCTGGAATTCATGTGGAGGCAGGCCTGGG ACCAAAAGTCGGGAACGGACATCTTCTGCCACATGATGCCCTTCTACAGTTATGACGTGCCACACACCTGCGGGCCGGACCCCAAGATCTGCTGCCAGTTCGACTTTAAGAGGCTCCCAGGAGGCCGGGTCAACTGTCCTTGGAAGGTTCCTCCGCGGGCCGTGGTGGAGGCCAACGTGGCAGAGAG GGCCCACCTGCTCTTGGACCAGTACCGAAAGAAGTCCAAGCTTTTCCGCAGTAAGGTGGTCCTGGTTCCACTAGGAGATGACTTTCGTTACGACAAGGCCCTGGAGTGGGACCAGCAGTATCTCAACTACCAGAGACTCTTTGACTACATGAACTCTCACCCCGAGATGCACGTGCAG GCCCAGTTTGGGACCCTGACCGAATACTTCACTGCGGTTTACAAGGCCAACAATGTGCCCCAGGGTGCCAGACCCCCAGACTACCCGGTGCTGAGCGGGGACTTCTTTGCGTACGCAGACCGCGAGGACCACTACTGGAGCGGCTACTACACCTCCCGGCCCTTTTACAAGAGCATGGACCGCGTGCTGGAGTCCCATCTCCG GGGGGCAGAGATCCTGTTCAGTCTTGCCGTGGCTCATGCTCGCCACACAGGCATGGAGGGCCGCTACCCCACTTCAGACTACGCCCTGCTGACGGACGCAAGGCGTACCGTCGCCCTCTTCCAGCATCACGATGCCATCACAGGCACCGCCAAGGAGAACGTGGTCATTGACTACGGCAACAG GTTACTGCACTCCCTGCAGGGCCTGAAGAGAGTGATCATTAACGCAGCCCACTTCCTAGTGATGAAGAACAAGGATGTGTATCGCTTCTACCAGACAGAACCCTTCCTAGAGACG GATGACAGACGTGCCACCCAAGACTCCCTGCCCCAGCGCACTCTTATTGAACTGGACCAGTCAGGACCCAG GTACCTGGTGCTATTCAACCCGGTGGAGCAGGATAGGCTGTGTGTGGTTACAGTGTTGGTGAACTCTGCCAGGGTCAGGGTGCTCACAGAGGACGGACAGACCCTCCCTGTGCAGCTCAGTGCCCAGTGGAGCTCTGCTAGCCAGATGAGCGCAGAGGTCTTCCAG GCCTCCTTCATGGTGCGTCTGCCTGCCCTGGGCCTGGCTGTGTTCCACCTGTATGACTCTGCCGACACCCCCATGACGCTGCGCTCTGAGACCCTGCTGAGGCTGTCTGGTCGGGGGCAGACTGCCCACGCCGTGGATCCCCTCCCCCTCCGCTCCCAGACGGCAGACCCACAACCCTTCTACACCTCCACCCAGTCCCTCACACTGGGCTTCTCAGGAACCACAGGCCTGCTGGAG AGTATCCGTCGCAAAGATGACCCTCAGGAGTTGAAGGTTCAGATCCAGTTTGTGACATATGGTACTCGGTCCTCCAAGGATAAGAGCGGGGCTTACCTCTTCCTGCCTGACGGAAAGGCTAAG cCCTACAGTCAGAAGGAGCCTCCGGTGGTGCGTGTGGTGGAGGGACCTCTTTTCTCTGAGGTAGTGGCTTTCTACCAGCACTTCCAACAGACCATCCGCATACACAATGTGCCAGGTGTGGATGGTCTGTCTCTGGATGTCACCACCATGGTGGACATCAGAGAACAGTCTAACAAGGAGCTGGCCATGCGGCTGGTCACTGACATCCAGAATGACGACACCTTCTACACAGACCTCAACGGATTCCAG ATGCAGCCCCGACGCCGCTTCCTGAAGCTCCCCCTGCAGGCCAACTTCTACCCAATCGCCAGCCAGGCCTACATTCAGGACAGCCAGCACCGCCTCACCCTGCACTCTGCCCAGGCCCTGGGTGCCACGAGCCTAGAGAGCG GCCAGTTGGAGGTGATTCTGGACCGGCGGCTGATGCAAGATGATAACCGCGGCCTGGGCCAGGGACTGAAGGACAACAAGAAGACTGCCAACCGCTTCCGCCTCCTACTGGAGAGTAGGTCCACTGGCAACAAG CATGCTGGCTTCTTTGCCAaactctcctccatgtttcactcGCTCATCACAATCACTCTGAGAGGCGGTGCTCAAGAG GTGGTGGACAGTGGACCAACCAGCTTCCCCTCCCTACTCAGTCACTTGACCTCGGCCATCCTCAACCACGAGGTGATTGCGCTGCCCGTGCTGCCCAAGAAGCGTGGCATCCCTCCCCTGCACACCTTCGCCCCCTTCACAGGGGCTCTGCCCTGCGACTTCCACGTGATCAACCTGCGCAGCATCCAGCACCAG CAGGACACCCACTCCCCGTCTCCCTACACGGCCCTCATCCTGCATAGAAAAGGTCTGGACTGTGGTCTGGAGACCCCCAACCCCGGCTTCAACTGTACCACTACCGTGGGACAG CTGGGTTTGTCGTCTCTGTTCCGTAACCTGGACCTCCAGCTTCTCCAGCCCGTGTCGCTGTCCCTGATGTACTCCAGCCCCCCTATGGCCAACGACTCCTCCGTCAGCCTGGAGCCCATGGAGATCTCAGCCTTCAGGCTCAAACTGCGCTAG